In Arsenicicoccus sp. oral taxon 190, the following are encoded in one genomic region:
- a CDS encoding demethylmenaquinone methyltransferase → MSRASLSKAPHEVAAMFDETAGRYDLMNDVMTFGQMRLWRRAVNAAVAAQPGETILDIAAGTGRSSEPFAAAGAHVVPADFSLGMLRVGKRRTATLPFTAADATRLPFADDAFDVVTMSYGLRNVVDTEAALREFLRVTRPGGRLVVGESSQPTNAAFRRIYSTYLVGALPTVARTLSSNPDSYVYLAESMQAWPDQRTLATRIQAAGWSQVQWRNLTGGIAAVHRAIKPA, encoded by the coding sequence ATGAGCAGAGCCTCCCTGTCCAAGGCGCCCCACGAGGTGGCCGCGATGTTCGACGAGACCGCGGGCCGCTACGACCTGATGAACGACGTGATGACCTTCGGGCAGATGCGGCTGTGGCGGCGGGCCGTCAACGCCGCCGTCGCGGCGCAGCCGGGGGAGACCATCCTCGACATCGCGGCGGGCACCGGGCGCAGCAGCGAGCCCTTCGCCGCGGCGGGGGCGCACGTCGTCCCGGCCGACTTCTCGCTGGGGATGCTGCGCGTCGGCAAGCGGCGCACCGCGACGCTGCCGTTCACCGCGGCCGACGCGACCCGGCTGCCCTTCGCCGACGACGCCTTCGACGTCGTCACCATGTCCTACGGCCTGCGCAACGTGGTCGACACCGAGGCGGCGCTGCGGGAGTTCCTGCGCGTCACCCGCCCTGGCGGCCGGCTCGTCGTGGGCGAGTCGAGCCAGCCCACCAACGCAGCCTTCCGGCGGATCTACTCCACCTACCTCGTCGGCGCCCTGCCCACCGTGGCGCGGACGCTGTCGAGCAACCCCGACTCCTACGTCTACCTGGCCGAGTCCATGCAGGCGTGGCCGGACCAGCGGACGCTGGCCACCCGGATCCAGGCCGCCGGCTGGTCGCAGGTGCAGTGGCGCAACCTGACCGGCGGCATCGCCGCGGTGCACCGGGCGATCAAGCCCGCCTGA
- the nuoE gene encoding NADH-quinone oxidoreductase subunit NuoE, with amino-acid sequence MSAFDAPNYGTQPNHLEGPWEPDVEQRLRTDAAAVVARYPQQRSALLPLLHLVQSVDGYVSTRGIELAAEYAGVTAAEASGVATFYTQYKRHRNGDYLVGVCTNALCAVMGGDQIWDDLSDYLGVGHDETTPDGTITLERLECNAACDFAPVVMTNWEFFDNMTPQSTRELVDALRAGTPVRPTRGPDRVHTFTEVSRVLAGFLDGHADEGPSGGVPTMRGLGIAREHGWDMPGSVAAGEEATGDVPGADGAAVTGGGKVDAQPGPGEKTSSAEAEAAAGKTSEAKQPATHPADEKASAGNTADPKGDAQ; translated from the coding sequence ATGTCAGCCTTTGACGCCCCCAACTACGGCACCCAGCCCAACCACCTCGAGGGCCCGTGGGAGCCCGACGTCGAGCAGCGGCTGCGCACGGACGCCGCCGCGGTGGTGGCCCGCTACCCGCAGCAGCGGTCGGCGCTGCTGCCGCTGCTGCACCTGGTGCAGAGCGTCGACGGCTACGTCTCCACCCGCGGGATCGAGCTGGCGGCGGAGTACGCCGGCGTGACGGCCGCGGAGGCCTCCGGCGTCGCGACCTTCTACACGCAGTACAAGCGGCACCGCAACGGCGACTACCTCGTGGGGGTCTGCACCAACGCGCTGTGCGCGGTCATGGGTGGGGACCAGATCTGGGACGACCTGTCGGACTACCTCGGCGTCGGGCACGACGAGACCACCCCCGACGGCACGATCACCCTCGAGCGCCTCGAGTGCAACGCCGCCTGCGACTTCGCTCCCGTGGTCATGACCAACTGGGAGTTCTTCGACAACATGACGCCGCAGTCGACCCGCGAGCTGGTCGACGCGCTGCGGGCCGGCACCCCGGTGCGCCCCACCCGCGGCCCGGACCGGGTCCACACCTTCACCGAGGTCTCCCGCGTCCTCGCCGGCTTCCTCGACGGCCACGCCGACGAGGGCCCGAGCGGCGGCGTCCCCACCATGCGCGGGCTCGGCATCGCGCGCGAGCACGGCTGGGACATGCCGGGATCCGTCGCGGCGGGCGAGGAGGCCACCGGCGACGTGCCGGGCGCCGACGGCGCCGCGGTCACGGGCGGCGGCAAGGTCGACGCGCAGCCCGGGCCGGGGGAGAAGACCAGCTCCGCCGAGGCGGAGGCCGCGGCCGGAAAGACCTCCGAGGCCAAGCAGCCCGCCACCCACCCCGCCGACGAGAAGGCGTCCGCCGGCAACACCGCCGACCCGAAGGGGGATGCCCAGTGA
- a CDS encoding NADH-quinone oxidoreductase subunit D, producing MSTASSEYTATSGAGQDEEGYELTSVGGDWDDLAQEAVEHSDERIVVNMGPQHPSTHGVLRLVLELDAETVTDARVGIGYLHTGIEKNMEYRSWTQGVTFCTRMDYLTPLFQEAAYCLAIEKLLGITDEVPERASVIRVLMMELNRIASHLVCTGTGGMELGATTVMEFGFRERERILRFFEAVTGLRMNHAYIRPGGVIQDVPAEAIRDLRAELPDLRRGIRELELLINEQPILKGRMEGVGYLDLTGCMALGVTGPMLKATGYPYDQRKIDPYCGYETYDFDVATWDTSDAYGRLRVRFTEMWESLKIVEQCLERLETRPGPVMVSDKKIAWPAQLAIGGDGMGNSLDHIREIMGESMESLIHHFKLVTEGFRVPPGQAYQAIESPKGELGCHVVSMGGTRPHRAHFRDPGFNNLQSVAAMCEGAQVAEVIVAVASVDPVLGGVDR from the coding sequence ATGAGCACCGCATCCAGCGAGTACACCGCGACCAGCGGCGCAGGTCAGGACGAGGAGGGCTACGAGCTCACCTCCGTCGGGGGCGACTGGGACGACCTCGCCCAGGAGGCCGTCGAGCACTCCGACGAGCGCATCGTCGTCAACATGGGCCCGCAGCACCCCTCCACGCACGGGGTGCTCCGCCTCGTGCTCGAGCTCGACGCCGAGACGGTGACCGACGCCCGCGTGGGCATCGGCTACCTCCACACCGGCATCGAGAAGAACATGGAGTACCGCTCCTGGACCCAGGGCGTGACCTTCTGCACGCGCATGGACTACCTCACGCCGCTGTTCCAGGAGGCGGCCTACTGCCTCGCGATCGAGAAGCTCCTCGGCATCACCGACGAGGTGCCGGAGCGGGCGAGCGTCATACGGGTCCTGATGATGGAGCTCAACCGCATCGCCTCGCACCTGGTGTGCACGGGCACCGGCGGCATGGAGCTCGGCGCCACGACCGTCATGGAGTTCGGCTTCCGCGAGCGCGAGCGGATCCTGCGGTTCTTCGAGGCCGTGACCGGCCTGCGGATGAACCATGCCTACATCCGCCCGGGCGGCGTCATCCAGGACGTGCCCGCCGAGGCGATCCGCGACCTGCGCGCCGAGCTGCCGGACCTCAGGCGCGGCATCCGCGAGCTGGAGCTGCTGATCAACGAGCAGCCCATCCTCAAGGGCCGCATGGAGGGCGTCGGCTACCTCGACCTCACCGGCTGCATGGCGCTCGGCGTCACCGGCCCGATGCTGAAGGCCACCGGCTACCCCTACGACCAGCGCAAGATCGACCCCTACTGCGGCTACGAGACCTACGACTTCGACGTCGCCACCTGGGACACCTCCGACGCCTACGGGCGGCTGCGGGTGCGCTTCACCGAGATGTGGGAGTCGCTGAAGATCGTCGAGCAGTGCCTGGAGCGGCTGGAGACCCGGCCGGGCCCGGTCATGGTGTCCGACAAGAAGATCGCCTGGCCCGCGCAGCTCGCCATCGGCGGGGACGGCATGGGCAACTCCCTCGACCACATCCGGGAGATCATGGGCGAGTCCATGGAGTCGCTGATCCACCACTTCAAGCTGGTGACCGAGGGCTTCCGGGTGCCGCCGGGGCAGGCCTACCAGGCCATCGAGTCGCCCAAGGGCGAGCTCGGCTGCCACGTCGTCTCCATGGGTGGCACCCGCCCGCACCGAGCGCACTTCCGCGACCCGGGATTCAACAACCTGCAGTCGGTGGCTGCCATGTGCGAGGGCGCGCAGGTGGCCGAGGTCATCGTCGCCGTCGCCTCGGTCGACCCCGTCCTCGGAGGAGTGGACCGCTGA
- a CDS encoding lipid II:glycine glycyltransferase FemX, translating to MTDSSALRIVSLAADGLDAGVEARSGSFLQLSSWAALKSEWVGERIAWVDQRGEVQGVGLVLHRRLPRLRRSLAYLPEGPVLPWDEVAEDPQRWFGPLVAHARAAGAFTLRIGCPSTARSWTPGTVKDALADDTRTSLYAVSPDSVDPSGQAIVSWLQSHGWARADDGPGFAAGQPRLTADLTLTGQTEESLLKGMNQQWRRNIKAATKAGVEVRVATPETLREDIAAFHRVYVETAERDGFTPRPEAYFHRMAELMGAPGSPARFELALGELDGELLAATINITVADRCWYLYGASTTARREARAMNGTQWFGIRRALEQGCAIYDMRGITDEIAADNPHAGLVRFKISVGCEVRERVGEWDLPLNRLLHKAFQVYLGRRG from the coding sequence ATGACCGATTCGAGCGCGCTGCGCATCGTGTCCCTGGCGGCCGACGGGCTGGATGCCGGGGTCGAGGCCCGATCCGGCAGCTTCCTGCAGCTGTCCTCGTGGGCGGCCCTGAAGTCCGAGTGGGTCGGCGAGCGGATCGCCTGGGTCGATCAGCGGGGCGAGGTGCAGGGCGTCGGCCTGGTGCTGCACCGCCGGCTGCCGCGCCTGCGCCGTTCCCTGGCCTACCTGCCCGAGGGGCCGGTGCTGCCGTGGGACGAGGTGGCCGAGGACCCGCAGCGGTGGTTCGGCCCGCTCGTGGCGCACGCCAGGGCGGCGGGGGCCTTCACGCTGCGCATCGGCTGCCCGTCGACGGCCCGCAGCTGGACGCCGGGCACCGTCAAGGACGCGCTCGCCGACGACACCCGGACCAGCCTGTATGCCGTCTCCCCCGACTCCGTGGACCCGTCCGGCCAGGCGATCGTGAGCTGGCTGCAGTCCCACGGCTGGGCGCGCGCCGACGACGGTCCCGGCTTCGCCGCGGGGCAGCCGCGGCTGACGGCCGACCTGACGCTGACCGGTCAGACCGAGGAGTCGCTCCTCAAGGGCATGAACCAGCAGTGGCGGCGCAACATTAAGGCCGCCACCAAGGCGGGCGTCGAGGTGCGGGTGGCGACGCCGGAGACGCTGCGCGAGGACATCGCCGCGTTCCACCGGGTCTACGTCGAGACGGCCGAGCGCGACGGGTTCACGCCCCGCCCCGAGGCCTATTTCCACCGCATGGCGGAGCTGATGGGGGCCCCGGGCTCGCCCGCGCGGTTCGAGCTGGCCCTCGGCGAGCTCGACGGCGAGCTGCTCGCCGCCACCATCAACATCACGGTCGCCGACCGCTGCTGGTACCTCTACGGCGCGTCCACCACCGCCCGCCGCGAGGCCCGCGCGATGAACGGCACCCAGTGGTTCGGGATCCGGCGCGCCCTGGAGCAGGGGTGCGCGATCTACGACATGCGCGGCATCACCGACGAGATCGCCGCCGACAACCCCCACGCGGGGCTGGTGCGCTTCAAGATCTCCGTGGGCTGCGAGGTGCGCGAGCGGGTCGGCGAGTGGGACCTGCCGCTCAACCGGCTGCTGCACAAGGCCTTCCAGGTCTACCTCGGGCGGCGCGGATGA
- a CDS encoding NADH-quinone oxidoreductase subunit A: MSLNPYVPILFLFAMGVGFAALSVLGFGVIGPKRYNRAKLDSYECGIEPSPVAKGGGRVPVKYYVTAMLFIIFDVESIFLFPFAVAFDRLGLFALVEMVLFVLTVFIAYAYVWRRGGLEWD; this comes from the coding sequence ATGAGTCTCAACCCGTACGTGCCGATCCTCTTCCTCTTCGCGATGGGCGTCGGCTTCGCCGCCCTGTCGGTGCTCGGCTTCGGCGTCATCGGACCGAAGAGGTACAACCGGGCCAAGCTGGACTCCTACGAGTGCGGCATCGAGCCCAGCCCCGTCGCCAAGGGCGGCGGCCGCGTCCCGGTCAAGTACTACGTGACCGCGATGCTGTTCATCATCTTCGACGTCGAGTCCATCTTCCTGTTCCCCTTCGCGGTGGCCTTCGACCGGCTGGGTCTGTTCGCCCTGGTCGAGATGGTGCTCTTCGTGCTGACCGTCTTCATCGCGTACGCCTACGTCTGGCGGCGCGGCGGATTGGAGTGGGACTGA
- the nuoF gene encoding NADH-quinone oxidoreductase subunit NuoF: protein MSTQLTPVLTRTWDLDRSWTLETYEREAEGYQALRKALAMEPDAVLNTVKDSNIRGRGGAGFPTGLKWSFMAPPDGGPRYIVVNADESEPGTCKDIPLMMAAPHHLIEGLAIATHAVQGELGFIYLRGEVVHVYRRLLRAVEEARAAGYLGDDVMGTGKKLDIVVHAGAGAYICGEETALLDSLEGRRGQPRLKPPFPGAQGLYARPTSVNNVESIASVPGIVLHGADWFKGMGTEKSAGHGIFSVSGHVERPGQFEAPFGITMRELIELCGGMRGGRRLKFWTPGGSSTPIFTEEHLDVPLDFDSVAAAGSMLGTRALQVFDETVSVVRVVSRWTDFYRHESCGKCTPCREGTWWLKQIMERLEVGQGHEGDIEKLLDICDNVLGRSFCALGDAATTPISSAIKHFREEFEAGMHTPWYDLFPPEASTVFAKESVTR, encoded by the coding sequence GTGAGCACCCAGCTGACCCCGGTCCTCACCCGCACCTGGGACCTCGACCGGTCCTGGACGCTGGAGACCTACGAGCGCGAGGCCGAGGGCTACCAGGCGCTGCGCAAGGCGCTGGCCATGGAGCCGGACGCCGTGCTCAACACCGTCAAGGACTCCAACATCCGCGGTCGCGGCGGCGCGGGCTTCCCGACCGGCCTGAAGTGGAGCTTCATGGCGCCCCCGGACGGCGGGCCGCGCTACATCGTGGTCAACGCCGACGAGTCCGAGCCGGGCACCTGCAAGGACATCCCGCTGATGATGGCGGCCCCGCACCACCTGATCGAGGGCCTCGCGATCGCGACCCACGCGGTGCAGGGCGAGCTCGGGTTCATCTACCTGCGTGGCGAGGTCGTGCACGTCTACCGCCGCCTGCTGCGGGCCGTCGAGGAGGCCCGCGCCGCCGGCTACCTCGGTGACGACGTCATGGGCACCGGCAAGAAGCTCGACATCGTGGTGCACGCCGGCGCCGGCGCCTACATCTGCGGCGAGGAGACCGCGCTGCTGGACTCCCTGGAGGGCCGGCGCGGCCAGCCGCGGCTCAAGCCGCCGTTCCCGGGCGCGCAGGGCCTCTACGCCCGCCCCACCTCGGTCAACAACGTCGAGTCCATCGCCTCGGTGCCCGGCATCGTGCTGCACGGCGCCGACTGGTTCAAGGGGATGGGCACCGAGAAGTCCGCCGGCCACGGCATCTTTTCCGTGTCCGGCCACGTGGAGCGCCCGGGCCAGTTCGAGGCGCCGTTCGGCATCACCATGCGCGAGCTCATCGAGCTGTGCGGCGGCATGCGGGGCGGCCGGCGCCTGAAGTTCTGGACCCCCGGTGGCTCGTCCACGCCGATCTTCACCGAGGAGCACCTGGACGTGCCCCTCGACTTCGACTCCGTCGCGGCCGCGGGGTCCATGCTGGGCACGCGCGCGCTGCAGGTCTTCGACGAGACCGTCTCGGTCGTGCGGGTCGTGTCCCGCTGGACCGACTTCTACCGCCACGAGTCCTGCGGCAAGTGCACCCCCTGCCGCGAGGGCACCTGGTGGCTCAAGCAGATCATGGAGCGGCTCGAGGTGGGCCAGGGCCACGAGGGCGACATCGAGAAGCTCCTGGACATCTGCGACAACGTCCTCGGCCGGTCCTTCTGCGCGCTCGGCGACGCGGCGACCACGCCGATCTCCTCCGCCATCAAGCACTTCCGCGAGGAGTTCGAGGCCGGGATGCACACGCCCTGGTACGACCTGTTCCCGCCGGAGGCCTCCACCGTGTTCGCGAAGGAGTCGGTGACCCGATGA
- a CDS encoding NADH-quinone oxidoreductase subunit C, with product MSDSHLPAEAQGDNVHHVEVDPGASGTPVEMGRRAGMFGASRGGDTSGYGGLVSPVLFPGQAGRPYGSYFDHIADTLEKALIGSSASFAEAIEAVVVDRGEMTLHVRREHLPVVAQALRDHPGLRFEMCMSVSGVHYPAVQGAELHAVYHLLSLTHGARRLRLEVACPDGDPHIPSVAAVWPGVNWHERETWDFFGIVFDGHPALTRIMMPDDWPGHPQRKDYPLGGVPVEYKGATVPPPDQRRSYN from the coding sequence ATGAGCGACTCCCACCTGCCCGCCGAGGCGCAGGGCGACAACGTCCACCACGTCGAGGTGGACCCCGGCGCGTCCGGCACCCCCGTCGAGATGGGTCGTCGCGCCGGCATGTTCGGCGCCTCCCGCGGCGGCGACACCTCCGGCTACGGCGGCCTCGTCTCCCCGGTGCTGTTCCCCGGCCAGGCGGGCCGCCCCTACGGCTCCTACTTCGACCACATCGCCGACACCCTCGAGAAGGCCCTGATCGGGTCCTCCGCGTCGTTCGCCGAGGCGATCGAGGCCGTCGTCGTCGACCGCGGCGAGATGACCCTGCACGTCCGCCGCGAGCACCTGCCGGTCGTGGCCCAGGCGCTGCGGGACCACCCCGGCCTGCGCTTCGAGATGTGCATGAGCGTCTCAGGGGTGCACTACCCGGCCGTCCAGGGCGCCGAGCTGCACGCGGTCTACCACCTGCTGTCGCTGACCCACGGGGCCCGCCGGCTGCGGCTCGAGGTGGCCTGCCCCGACGGCGACCCGCACATCCCGTCCGTGGCCGCGGTGTGGCCCGGGGTCAACTGGCACGAGCGCGAGACCTGGGACTTCTTCGGCATCGTCTTCGACGGCCACCCCGCGCTGACCCGCATCATGATGCCGGACGACTGGCCGGGTCACCCCCAGCGCAAGGACTACCCCCTCGGCGGTGTCCCGGTGGAGTACAAGGGCGCCACCGTCCCGCCCCCGGACCAGCGGAGGTCGTACAACTGA
- a CDS encoding NADH-quinone oxidoreductase subunit B: MGVEDKIPSGIALTTLEAVAGQMLHRSMWPATFGLACCAIEMMASGGPDFDIARYGMERFSATPRQADLMIVAGRCSQKFAPVVRQVWDQMPEPKWCIAMGVCASSGGMFNNYAIVQGVDHIVPVDVYLPGCPPRPQMLFNAILTLHDYVKKSPQGVNREEAARAAERAAMEATPLQLQKGLLA; encoded by the coding sequence ATGGGTGTTGAGGACAAGATCCCGTCGGGGATCGCGCTGACGACCCTGGAGGCCGTGGCCGGGCAGATGCTGCACCGGTCCATGTGGCCTGCCACCTTCGGCCTCGCCTGCTGCGCCATCGAGATGATGGCCTCCGGCGGCCCGGACTTCGACATCGCCCGCTACGGCATGGAGCGGTTCTCCGCGACGCCGCGCCAGGCCGACCTGATGATCGTCGCCGGTCGCTGCTCGCAGAAGTTCGCGCCCGTCGTGCGCCAGGTCTGGGACCAGATGCCCGAGCCCAAGTGGTGCATCGCGATGGGCGTGTGCGCCAGCTCCGGCGGCATGTTCAACAACTACGCCATCGTGCAGGGCGTCGACCACATCGTCCCGGTCGACGTCTACCTGCCCGGGTGCCCGCCGCGGCCCCAGATGCTCTTCAACGCGATCCTGACGCTGCACGACTACGTCAAGAAGTCGCCGCAGGGCGTCAACCGCGAGGAGGCGGCCCGCGCCGCCGAGCGCGCCGCGATGGAGGCCACCCCCCTCCAGCTGCAGAAGGGCCTGCTGGCATGA
- a CDS encoding geranylgeranyl reductase family protein, with the protein MTDGTTPSTTTTGVESADVVVVGAGPGGSATATYLARAGLDVVLLEKATFPRDKICGDGLTPRAVRELTALGVSMRPEDGWIRNRGLRIVGAGQTFQLDWPESSSFPGFGTARARATLDETLARHAQAAGARLHEGVSVTAPILQDGRVVGVTAKVLQDGRATGETRAWRAPVVVACDGVSSRLATAVGREKLESRPMGVAARSYWTSPRTHDDYMESWLELWVPEDATDPRSKKVLLPGYGWIFALGDGRVNIGLGMLNTSPQFGQVDYKDLLGRWVATLPQEWGCTPETMTQPIRGAALPMAFNRKPLYADGLLLVGDAGGMVNPFNGEGIDYALEAGRHSAEVIVQAFARGTDAGRERVLQVYPQVMSDALGGYFTLGRTFASLIGHPEVMRLAVKYGLPRRTLMKLLLKIMANLADEHSPHVTDRAITALTRVVPSA; encoded by the coding sequence GTGACGGACGGGACCACCCCGAGCACGACGACGACGGGTGTCGAGTCCGCCGACGTCGTCGTCGTCGGAGCCGGGCCGGGAGGGTCCGCCACGGCCACCTACCTCGCCCGCGCGGGCCTGGACGTGGTGCTGCTGGAGAAGGCCACCTTTCCCCGGGACAAGATCTGCGGCGACGGGCTCACGCCCCGAGCGGTGCGCGAGCTGACCGCGCTGGGCGTGTCGATGCGGCCCGAGGACGGCTGGATCCGCAACCGCGGCCTGCGCATCGTCGGCGCCGGCCAGACCTTCCAGCTCGACTGGCCCGAGTCCTCCTCCTTCCCCGGCTTCGGCACCGCCCGGGCCCGCGCCACCCTCGACGAGACCCTCGCCCGGCACGCCCAGGCTGCGGGCGCCCGGCTGCACGAGGGCGTCAGCGTCACCGCGCCGATCCTGCAGGACGGCCGCGTCGTCGGCGTCACCGCCAAGGTCCTCCAGGACGGCCGCGCCACCGGGGAGACCCGGGCGTGGCGCGCCCCCGTCGTGGTGGCCTGCGACGGCGTCTCCAGCCGCCTGGCCACCGCCGTCGGCCGCGAGAAGCTCGAGAGCCGCCCGATGGGCGTCGCCGCCCGCAGCTACTGGACCTCCCCGCGCACGCACGACGACTACATGGAGTCCTGGCTGGAGCTGTGGGTGCCCGAGGACGCCACCGACCCGCGCTCCAAGAAGGTCCTGCTCCCCGGCTACGGCTGGATCTTCGCGCTCGGTGACGGCCGCGTGAACATCGGCCTCGGCATGCTCAACACCTCCCCGCAGTTCGGGCAGGTCGACTACAAGGACCTCCTGGGCCGCTGGGTGGCCACGCTGCCGCAGGAGTGGGGGTGCACCCCGGAGACCATGACCCAGCCGATCCGCGGCGCGGCGCTCCCGATGGCCTTCAACCGCAAGCCCCTGTATGCCGACGGGCTGCTGCTCGTCGGGGACGCCGGGGGCATGGTCAACCCGTTCAACGGCGAGGGCATCGACTACGCGCTGGAGGCGGGACGCCACAGCGCCGAGGTGATCGTGCAGGCCTTCGCCCGCGGCACCGACGCGGGCCGCGAGCGGGTGCTGCAGGTCTACCCGCAGGTGATGTCCGACGCGCTCGGCGGCTACTTCACGCTGGGTCGCACCTTCGCGTCGCTCATCGGCCACCCCGAGGTCATGCGCCTCGCCGTGAAGTACGGCCTGCCCCGCCGGACCCTCATGAAGCTGCTGCTGAAGATCATGGCCAACCTGGCCGACGAGCACAGCCCCCACGTCACCGACCGGGCCATCACCGCCCTCACCCGGGTGGTGCCCTCCGCATGA